A window of the Armatimonadota bacterium genome harbors these coding sequences:
- a CDS encoding exo-alpha-sialidase: protein MNASIRRSAVLASALAACFTPCLPAIAQNHRPILHVRATRSQMLLNQVTLPPPRGFYTPQLGGTWQLIGPAPLMEFNGFGVESGMSGRVADAAGSPTDANTIYLAPAGGGVWKTTNGGTSWVPLTDTEPDLAMGAIAVAPSNANVIYAGTGEANNAGDSRYGLGILVSTDAGSTWTLETGGGAFVGMTTSRIAVDPTNANIVYAAMGDFGANGSYGGGPGIYKSTDGGSTWTKMTSAITTSIDPFSDVAINPTTPSTVYCAVGNVGGSANNGVYESTDSGSTWTLLSGHPNGHTNGNVGWIHIAIAPSAPSTIYSVVENISTSGILGVWKTTNGGTSWSQLTSAPNVAQPQAWYDMPIGVSPTNASVVFIAGAGDFSGENVAESTDGGTTWSNVQSDSSGNGPHTDEHSLTFDASGRLLNGCDGGIWRLDTLSPANLQWESINGNLATTQFTGGDLHPTNSLFALAGSQDDGTEEYNNNTIWPEIDGGDGGFCKINQTNPLIMYHTYSGNDLAKSTDGGSTWNSAGPPSGESSDFYPHFTMDPSNSSRLLFPTTGVWETTNDTTTWKEIGVAGSSGFNNPGATVNCVGVSGSTVYASAGGSIYVTTNDGGSWATRNVTGFTDHFQDISVNPANAAQAYIVRDRFTGSAGTGHVFFTSNSGSSWTDETGNLPDIPTNAIKVNWTNGTVWVGTDDGVYQSTVATQWSLFGTGLADAQVADLAFNSSLNLLAAYTHGRSAWEISLAAAAPTLTSLSPSSAIVGGPGFTLLVNGSGFQSGAVVAWNGTGLTTTVTSPTQLQATVPATDIAATGTASVTATNPGSAASNALSFAINNPSPVISSLSPSTVMAGTGATNVTVTGTGFVSTSVVKWNGAGLTTTFNSGTSLTAAIPATDLTVAGTFSVTVTNPTPGGGTSLGAAFTVTPQPVHLVSVSISPSTVVGGASATGTVRLSGTAPVGGVTVRLVSSAPGVALPPRYVLVPAGSSSVTFRVVTSPPAVTTVVRITGTYLSIARAAYITVNP from the coding sequence ATGAACGCTTCAATTCGGAGATCGGCCGTACTGGCAAGCGCGCTGGCTGCCTGTTTCACCCCCTGCCTTCCGGCAATTGCACAGAACCACCGGCCCATCCTGCACGTGCGCGCGACGCGCAGTCAAATGCTCCTCAACCAGGTGACGCTTCCGCCGCCGCGTGGTTTTTACACACCGCAGCTGGGTGGAACGTGGCAGCTTATCGGTCCTGCGCCGCTTATGGAGTTCAACGGCTTCGGCGTAGAGTCCGGCATGTCCGGCCGGGTGGCTGACGCGGCCGGTTCCCCCACCGATGCAAATACGATCTATCTGGCGCCGGCCGGCGGCGGCGTATGGAAAACGACCAACGGCGGTACGAGCTGGGTGCCCCTGACGGACACGGAGCCCGACCTCGCGATGGGCGCTATCGCTGTAGCGCCATCCAACGCCAACGTGATCTATGCCGGTACCGGTGAGGCCAACAATGCCGGTGACTCACGGTATGGCCTCGGTATTCTGGTCTCTACCGATGCCGGTTCTACGTGGACATTAGAAACCGGAGGCGGTGCATTCGTCGGTATGACAACGTCGCGTATCGCGGTCGATCCCACAAACGCGAACATCGTCTACGCAGCCATGGGAGACTTCGGCGCGAACGGAAGCTACGGCGGCGGTCCCGGTATCTACAAATCGACGGACGGCGGTTCGACGTGGACCAAGATGACGTCGGCGATTACAACGTCGATCGACCCATTCAGCGATGTGGCTATAAACCCAACAACGCCGAGTACCGTCTACTGTGCGGTCGGAAACGTCGGGGGCAGCGCCAACAACGGCGTCTACGAATCTACGGACAGTGGAAGCACGTGGACACTGCTGTCCGGCCACCCCAACGGGCACACCAATGGCAATGTTGGCTGGATCCATATTGCGATTGCTCCATCGGCGCCCAGCACGATCTATAGCGTTGTGGAGAATATCAGCACAAGCGGAATCCTTGGTGTCTGGAAGACGACCAATGGCGGCACGAGCTGGTCGCAGTTGACTTCTGCGCCCAACGTCGCGCAGCCACAGGCATGGTACGACATGCCGATCGGCGTGAGCCCAACTAACGCCAGCGTGGTCTTCATCGCCGGCGCCGGCGACTTCAGCGGCGAAAACGTGGCGGAGTCGACGGATGGCGGCACGACGTGGAGCAACGTTCAGAGCGACTCCTCCGGTAACGGACCGCATACGGATGAACATTCGTTGACCTTTGATGCCTCCGGCCGCCTGCTGAATGGCTGCGACGGAGGCATCTGGCGGCTGGACACCCTGAGCCCCGCCAACCTGCAGTGGGAGTCGATCAACGGCAACCTCGCGACCACTCAATTCACCGGCGGTGACCTGCATCCGACCAACTCGCTGTTCGCCTTAGCCGGAAGCCAGGACGACGGGACCGAGGAGTACAACAACAACACCATCTGGCCCGAGATTGATGGCGGCGATGGGGGATTCTGCAAGATCAACCAGACCAACCCGCTCATCATGTACCACACATACAGTGGTAACGACCTCGCCAAGTCTACCGATGGCGGCAGCACCTGGAACTCCGCCGGGCCGCCGAGCGGCGAAAGCTCCGACTTTTACCCGCACTTTACGATGGATCCGTCCAACTCCTCGCGGCTGCTGTTTCCCACAACCGGCGTCTGGGAAACCACAAATGACACCACGACCTGGAAAGAAATCGGCGTAGCCGGCAGTAGCGGGTTTAACAACCCTGGTGCCACCGTGAACTGCGTAGGCGTGAGCGGAAGCACAGTCTATGCCTCCGCAGGCGGCTCCATCTACGTCACGACGAACGATGGTGGTTCGTGGGCGACCAGGAATGTGACCGGTTTCACCGATCACTTTCAGGATATCAGCGTCAATCCGGCCAACGCGGCACAGGCCTATATCGTGCGGGACCGGTTTACCGGTTCCGCCGGCACGGGACACGTCTTCTTTACCTCGAACAGCGGCAGCTCATGGACGGACGAAACCGGCAACCTGCCAGACATACCTACAAACGCGATCAAGGTTAACTGGACGAACGGCACCGTCTGGGTGGGAACGGATGATGGCGTGTATCAGTCGACCGTGGCCACGCAATGGAGCCTGTTCGGCACGGGCCTGGCCGATGCGCAGGTTGCTGATCTGGCGTTCAACTCCAGTTTGAACCTGTTGGCCGCATACACGCATGGCCGGTCGGCATGGGAAATCTCGCTCGCCGCGGCCGCACCAACCCTGACCAGCCTCTCACCTTCGTCCGCCATTGTTGGCGGGCCGGGCTTCACGCTGCTGGTAAACGGTTCCGGTTTCCAGAGCGGTGCTGTGGTGGCATGGAACGGAACCGGCCTCACGACCACCGTTACCAGTCCTACGCAGCTTCAGGCCACTGTGCCGGCAACCGACATCGCGGCAACCGGCACGGCGTCCGTGACGGCCACCAACCCGGGAAGCGCGGCATCCAATGCGCTGTCGTTTGCGATCAACAACCCATCGCCGGTCATAAGCAGTCTGTCGCCGTCGACCGTGATGGCGGGAACCGGCGCGACGAACGTTACGGTCACCGGCACCGGTTTCGTAAGCACCAGCGTCGTAAAATGGAATGGGGCGGGGCTCACGACGACATTCAACAGCGGCACGTCGCTCACTGCCGCCATCCCGGCGACGGATCTCACAGTGGCAGGCACTTTCTCAGTGACGGTTACCAATCCAACGCCAGGCGGCGGGACCTCGCTGGGTGCGGCCTTCACGGTTACCCCTCAGCCGGTACACCTCGTGTCGGTCAGCATCAGCCCCTCCACGGTGGTCGGCGGCGCCTCCGCCACCGGTACGGTGCGCCTCTCCGGCACTGCGCCGGTTGGCGGTGTCACCGTGAGGCTGGTGTCATCTGCGCCGGGCGTGGCTTTGCCGCCGCGCTACGTGCTGGTGCCGGCCGGTTCCAGCTCCGTGACGTTCCGTGTGGTCACATCACCGCCAGCCGTCACCACAGTGGTTCGCATCACGGGCACCTACCTCTCCATTGCCCGCGCGGCGTATATTACGGTAAACCCGTAA